The genomic region GTCCCGCGCGGCGAGGGCGCGAGGGCGGTGCGGCTGATGGCGAAGGAGCTGGGGGTGCCCGCCACGGCCGAGGCGTTCGCGGCGGTGGACCGGGAGCGGCTGCTGGACGCGCAGGACGCGGTGGTCGGCGGGGCGGACCCGATCGGCGGCGGACCGGGCTTCCACATCGTGGTCGACGGCGACGTGGTGCCGGCCGATCCCGCGCCCGCCGACGTCGACCTGCTGCTGGGCGCCAACCGGGAGGAGTACCGGCTGTGGTTCGTGCCGACCGGGATGGTCGAGCGCGTCAACGCCCTGACGCTGCGGCTGGCGCTGCTGAGGTTCCGGATCCCCGGACGCGTGGCGCGGCTGTACCGGTCGGCTCGGCCGGGAGCCGCACCGGCGGAGATCCTCGGGGAGATGGCCACGGACAAGCTGCTGCGCGGACCCCTGAACCGGCTGGCGGACTCCCGGTTGGCCCCCTCGCACTCCACGGACCCTCAGGCCCCCCAGAACCCCTCGGCCCCTCCCGTCTCCTCGCGGCCCCGGACGTTCGTCTACGAGTTCGCCTGGCGCTCACCCGTGATGGATCTCGGTGCCTGCCACGCGCTGGAGATCGGCTTCGTCTTCGACACCCTGCGCTCCGGTGCGGAGCTGACCGGCACCGGCGCCCCACAGGCCCTGGCCGACGCCATGCACCGGGCCTGGGTGTCCTTCGCGACCTCGGGGGACCCCGGGTGGGCCGAGTGGTCGCGACGGCGGCCGGTCATGGTCTTCGACGACCCGGACTCGGGCGTGGCCTTCGCACCACGCGACGAGGAGCTGCGGGTGTGGCTCTGACCCCTGGCGCCGTACGCGCCGCACGCGTCGCACGCGTCGCACGTGCCGCACGGCCCCGGGGCCTCAGCCGAGATCGCGGACGGTGAGCGCCGCCTGGAGCAGGCGGGCCTCGGCGGGCACGGCGAAGTCCAGACCGGTCAGCGTGCTCACCCGCTGCAGCCGGTAGTCCAGGGTGTTGCGGTGGATGGACAGCGCCAGGGCGGTCTGGCGGCGGTTGTGCCCGCGGTCGACGAACACCCGCAGGGTCTCCATCAGGTAGGGGTGCTCCTCCAGCGGGTCGAGCTTGGCGGCCAGCCGGACCAGCGCGTCGCCGGGCCGGGCGAGCTGGTACTCCAACAGCACGTCGTCGAGGCGGTAGAACCCGGGCGGGCGCCCGAGCCGTTGGACCAGATCGAGCACCCGGCGCGCCTCGGCCGCCGCGGCGGGGACGGCCGCGGGGTCGGCGGCGGGCGCCCCGGCGGCGAGCAGGGGCTCGCCCACGTCGCGCGCGAGCGTGGCCACCAGATCCGGCAGGTCGGGCCGGCCCGGCAGCAGCGCGATCCCCGCCACGGGGTCCATCAGCACCGGAACACCCGTGTGGGCGTCGAGGGAGGACTGCACCAGCCTGGTCGGCGGGTCCGCGTCGAAGGCGAACGCCATGACCTCGTGCTCTCCGGCCACCGCGACCCGCGCGGCCTCCGCCGGCCCCTCGTACGGGCGGCCGTCCAGGAGAGCGGTGAGCAGGGCGCGGCGGACGCGCTTGTCCTCGCTGTTGAGGTCCTCCTGCGCCTGCTGGTGGGCGAGTACGACGGCGGGCATGGCCGTGCGCAGGCAGGTGAGCAGGTTGGCGCCCGCCTCGGCCAGCTCGCCTGGCTCGGCCGCCGCGGCCAGGCTGTGCCACCACTCCTGGGCGCCCACGAGGTAGGCGGCGGTCACGGCCTCCAGGGGAACGCGTTCCTCCGCCCGGCGGGCCGACCATTCGATGAGCCTCGTCAGGTCGCCCGGTCGCACCTCGCCGCCGTCGCGCAGGGTGCGCAGCAGCAGGGTGTGCACGGCCTCGACCGACCGCGACACCTCGCCTTCGAGGACCTGGCGCGGCAGCTCCCGGTAGTAGGGCACCTCCGCCCGGCAGCGCTCGATGACGGCCGAGGTGACGTCGGCGCTCAGGGCTGCCATGCGCAGGTGCAGGTCGGACATCCGCACATCGTCACACTGTCGAAACTCGGCCGTCAACGGCGGCCCGTCTCATCGGAGACGCGGCCGGGGCCGTGGAAACCCGCCCGCGTGCTCTGCCGGCCCTTCAGGACGCGGCGGACGGGGACACGGGCTCCCAGGTGAACCCGTCGGGGTCGGTGCAGGGACCGATGCCGCCGTTGAGCACGATCCGGTGTGATCCGCCGCCCTCGGCCGGGACGCCGGCGACCTTGGCCAGGGCGCGGCGCCGGTACAGGGACAGGCTTGACCGGGTCGTCCCCGGACTCGAACTCGACGTAGGTGCGGCCGAAGCTCTTGCCCACGGTCATGCCCCGGCCGACGTAGAACCGCTTGGTCGCGGCG from Nocardiopsis aegyptia harbors:
- a CDS encoding carboxylesterase/lipase family protein is translated as MHTIASTRQGKVRGLVRDGVAAYLGIPYAAPPFGARRFGSPAPVEPWEGVRDALEFGPTAPQRPYRAPLDRLIPTVDVPGDGCLNLNVWAPEGGGGARPVMVWIHGGSLRNGSTGLPLYDGSAFARDGVVLVSVNYRLGVEGFGVFPDAPDNRGLLDQIAALEWVRDNVAAFGGDPGNVTVFGESAGAISIAALTTSPRAKGLFRRAIMQSGPPHTVPRGEGARAVRLMAKELGVPATAEAFAAVDRERLLDAQDAVVGGADPIGGGPGFHIVVDGDVVPADPAPADVDLLLGANREEYRLWFVPTGMVERVNALTLRLALLRFRIPGRVARLYRSARPGAAPAEILGEMATDKLLRGPLNRLADSRLAPSHSTDPQAPQNPSAPPVSSRPRTFVYEFAWRSPVMDLGACHALEIGFVFDTLRSGAELTGTGAPQALADAMHRAWVSFATSGDPGWAEWSRRRPVMVFDDPDSGVAFAPRDEELRVWL
- a CDS encoding PucR family transcriptional regulator, with the protein product MSDLHLRMAALSADVTSAVIERCRAEVPYYRELPRQVLEGEVSRSVEAVHTLLLRTLRDGGEVRPGDLTRLIEWSARRAEERVPLEAVTAAYLVGAQEWWHSLAAAAEPGELAEAGANLLTCLRTAMPAVVLAHQQAQEDLNSEDKRVRRALLTALLDGRPYEGPAEAARVAVAGEHEVMAFAFDADPPTRLVQSSLDAHTGVPVLMDPVAGIALLPGRPDLPDLVATLARDVGEPLLAAGAPAADPAAVPAAAAEARRVLDLVQRLGRPPGFYRLDDVLLEYQLARPGDALVRLAAKLDPLEEHPYLMETLRVFVDRGHNRRQTALALSIHRNTLDYRLQRVSTLTGLDFAVPAEARLLQAALTVRDLG